Below is a genomic region from Paenibacillus rhizovicinus.
AGAGCTGCACCCCGTACACTACATGGGCCGGAATCCGGCGAAATCGCCGAAAGAGCTGCACCCCGTGCACTACATGTGCCGGAATCCGGCGAAACCGCCGAAAGACCTGCACCCCGTACACTACATGTGCCGGAATCCGACGAAAGCTCCGAAAGAGCTGCACCCCGTACACTACATGTGCCGGAATCCGGCGAAATCGCCGAAAGAGCTGCACCCCGTGCATCACACGACCCGGATTCCGGCAAAACCGCCGAAAGAGCAGCACCCCGTGCATCACACGGCCCGACCACACAAGCCTCGAGCGCCGCATATGCCTCGAGCGCGGCACTCGAGGTGAACGCATTGTCAGACACGAAGAAGCTCAACGCGTCGCCAGAAGAATCAGCGTCGGCGCCGACGTTGGATCCTGCGCAGGCAGCCGGCTTGTGCCTGGATGCCGCGTTGTATAGCTGGGAAGCGGGCGTGCCGCTGGGCGGCGAACTGCGCGAAGCAATATCCGCCGCGTCCGAGGAACTGTCGGTACTGTTCGCTGCCGTCGAGCGATACGCCGCGCCTTACTTAGCGGTTCGGCCGATCCGTACCTCGGGCGTGGACTCGTCGCTTCCGGGCTGGGTCTCCTTTGTCGGCATGCTGGTCGAGCGCGCGCTGGAGCTTGGGCTGCTGGCGCTTGCAGTCAGGCTGCGGCAGGCTGCTCCAGCGTTAGAGGAACAATTCGCGTTGTCGCTCTACCGCCATGGTTATGCTCAAGCGGCAGCGGCGAGGCTGCTGCAGGCGATGGAGCAACGGCCGCTTCTTGCGGAGGAAAGCTTTGCGTTCGGCGAGCTGCTGCTCTTAAAAGGACTGTACAGCGAGGCGCTGGCCATGTTCGAGGCCGCAATCGACAGCGAGGACGAGGCGATGCAGGCGCGCGCCCGGTTAGGCGCAGCCTTTTGCTCGCTGACGCTGGCCCGGGAGGCGCTGCTGCCTTGGGTGGAGCACGCATCGGCGGCATACGGCGGCGGCTGGCCGCTTGCGGATATCGAGCAGCTGCAGCTGGCGATGCTGCAAACGGAAGCGATGGGCTGGCGGACGCCATGGACCGCCGCGCAAAGGAGGCGCATGAACGTTGGCGAAGCAGCCGAAGCTGATTACGCTCTGCATGATCGTTAAGAACGAAGAACGCGACCTGCCGCGCTGCCTCCAAAGCGTCAAAGGCATCGTGGACCAGATCGTCATCGTCGATACGGGTTCGACGGACGGTACAGTGGATATGGCACGAAAATCCGGCGCGTCGGTCGTGCGCAGCGCGTGGACGGGGGATTTTGCCGGGGCGCGCAACATCGGGCTGGCGCACGCGGAGGGGGAGTGGATCCTCTTCCTCGATGCCGACGAAGAGCTCGATGCCGGAACGCGGGAGCAGCTGCGGGAGCTGGCGCTTCACCGGGAGATCACGGGTTTCTTCCTGAACGTGTGGAACTATTCCGGGGACGGCGGCGACGGGGCGACGATCAATCCCGTGCTGCGAATGTTCCGCAACGACCGGAGATATCGGTTCGAAGGCAGAATTCACGAGCAGATCGCGGTGCCCATTATGCGGCATACGCCGCAGGCGCGTTTTCATCTCAGTGACGTGATCATCCATCATTACGGCTACCGGCGCGAGGTCGTGGCGGCTAAGGATAAAGTGCGGCGCAACCGCACGCTGCTTGAACAGGCGATTCAGGAGGAGCCGGACAATCGGTTCAACTGGTATAACCTGGGTGTCGAGTATTTTCGCGCGGGCGAGGTGGAGGAAGCGCTGCGGGCATTTCGGAGGGCCCGGGACGGCATCGATTACGCTTCGCTCAGCTATGCGCATCTCATAGTGAAGCATGAAACGAGCTGCTTGCAGGTGCTGCGCAGATGGGAGGAAGCGCTGCAGGCCGCGGAGGAAGGGCTGGGGTGGTACGGGGAATATCCGGATTTGTGGCATGCCAAAGGCGTGAGCCTCGCCGCGCTGGGCAGGAAAAGGCAGGCCGCCGAAGCATTTGCCGCCGCGATGGCAATCGGAAAAGCGCCCGCCCTCTATCACACGGAAGACGGCATGGGCACCTACCAGTCGGCTTATTGGCTTGGCATGATGCATGAGGCGGAGCTGGATCCCGAGACGGCAGCGCATTGGTACGCCGAATCCGTGCGTTTCAAGGGCAGCCTGCTTGCGCCGCTTTATCGGCTCTGCCGGATGATGAAAGTCACCGCGGCGCCGGAGCGGCTGGCCGAATTCGCTTGGTCGCGGTTTGCGCTGGAGTCGCCTCAGGCCGTCGAGAAGCTCGCCGCCATCATGCTGGACTGCGGCTGTCACGAAGCGTTGATGATGTGGCTGGAGAAATGGATGGAGCGAGCGGGAGGCGGGGAGCGAGCGATTTTGCAGCTTTGGCTGGACCTTGCGGGCGCAGGCGCGCGCTTGGCCGCGGGACTGCCGGGGGACAGGGAAGCCGGAGGCGACGCGTCCGCAGTTGCGAAAATAGAAGGCCAGCAAGCACAAGACGTGAACCTTTCGTCCGGCACAGAGAGGGGCATGCAGCCTTCTGAGGAAGCAGCCGCCGAGCTTGCGGAAGGGCTGCAGCCGGCAGGAGTGTCGCCGGAATCCGGCCGCGAAGCCGTAGCGGCTGCTCCGGCACCGGGAACGGCGAAATTCCGTATGGCTGCCCTGAACCAAGCGCGGTCGTGGCTGGACGCCGGGGAGGATTCGCTTTATCCGCCTGCAGCTTGGGAGTGGCTGCCGTCGCTGCTTGCGGGCGGCGGGGATGGCTCGGCGCTTGCGGCGCAGCGCATTCGAAGCGTCGTCGGAGCGCTGCTGGACGGACGGCCTGCCGGGGATGCGGCGGTAAATACGGCGGCGCGCGACGGCGTGCGGGCCGGCGTAAAGGCGCTTGTTGCGCTGGCCGACCGGCAATTGGCGGCCGTACAGCAGATGGCCGGGCATGCGCAGGCGGTGCAAAGCTTGCGATTGACGCTGCCGTCTTCCGGCAGGGGGTGAGGGCAGGCGATGGGGACCGAACCGGAAGAGACGAACGGTTTTGGCGGCAATGACCATGAAAACAGCAATGAAAACAGCAATGACAGCAGCGGCGATGGCGGCGGATCCGAAGGAGGACCGCTTCCGGTGTCGCTGTGCATGATCGTGCGGAACGAAAGCCGTTTTCTGGCGGATTGCCTGCGCAGCGCGGTTCCTTTTGTCATGGAGATCATCGTCGTCGATACGGGGTCGACCGATGATACGGCGGTGATCGCGGAGGCTTTCGGGGCGAGGGTTATTCATGCGGCGTGGAAGGACGATTTTGCCGAGGCGCGGAACGGCTCGCTCGCGGCAGCCGCGCAGCCCTGGATTCTCGTGCTGGATGCCGACGAACGGCTGGCGGTCGGAGATGCCGACGCGTGGCGGGCGCTGCTCGGCGATGCCTCAAAATGGGGCTATTTCGTCAAGGTGAACAGCCGCGTCGGAAGCGGGGCGAACGGGGATACGGTGACGGATGCCGTGTGCCGGTTGTTCCGACGAGATACGCGGATTCGGTTTCGCGGCCTCGTGCATGAAGAGACGGCGACCGCCGTTTGCGAAGCATTTGGAGATGCGGCAATCGGCTATGCGGAGGGCTTGGAAATTCGGCATGAGGGGTATCGCGACGAGGTCATCGCGGAGCGGGACAAGTTCGCGCGCAACCGGCGGCTGCTGGAACGGGCGCTGGCCGTTTCCCCGGAAGATCCGGCACTGCGGTATGCGGCGGGGGCGGAGCTGTTCGCATCCGGCGAATACAGCTCTGCGCTCAGCTGGCTCGAGCCGCTCGCGCAGTTGGAACGGGATCCCGGCTACGGCTCGGATCTGGCGCTGAAAATCATCCACGCCTGCCGCGCGGTCGGGCGCTTGCCGGATGCGGAGCGCTATGCGGCTATGGCGGCGCGGCGTTATGCGGATTTTGCGGACGTGCACGAAGCGCGGTGCGAGGTGCTGCTCGCGCTTGACGCGCCATTGCCCGCGCTGTGGAGCGCGGAGGCGGCGATGTCGGCGGGTCCGGCGCCGGCCTGTTATTCCACGGCGGCCGGCGCGGGAACGTATCGCGCGCTCGGTCTGGCCGGAGCGGCCCTGGAACGGCTGTATCGTTATCGCGAAGCCGCGGAGACGTACGGCGCGGCCATTGCGCAGCGGTTTGATCATGCGCCAAGCTGGCAGCGGCTGCTGCTGCTGGGGCAGCTGGATGCATCGCTGCGGCCGTTGTGGCTGGAGGCTGCAAGAAGCTCTGCCGCTGCAAGTGCCCCGCCATTCCCTTGGCTCGAAGGCCAGCTGCTGGAATGGCTGTGCGATTTGCGGCAGCCGGACGAGGCTGCCGCGGTGTGGGCGCTCGCAGTCGGCGGCGCGGGCGGCCGTTCGCCGGGTGCGCTGGCGGAAGGATTGTGGCTTGTCCAACGCGGTGAAGCGCAGCGCGGACGACAGGTTTGGGATGCCGCATGCGAGGCTGGCGACGCTGATGCGGCAAGGCTTGCGGTGTATGGTTTTGCCTTGGCGCTGGGCGAAGGAGATGCGGAGCGCGCGCATTTCATGCAGGAGCGGCGAGTGGGCAGCGAGTACGCGGCCGCTGCCCGGGCAGCGCTGGCGGCATGCGAGGGAGCCGCGCAAGCGATGCCGCCGGACGCGGCCGGCAGCGCCATCGCCCTGGCGCTGCTTCGCCTCGGGGCCGTGCCCGCATGGCTGCGTCTCCATGCGGCCGCGGCCCCGGCGGCACCGGCGTCGGCGCGGGCGGCCCTCCGCGCCGTGCCGCCGCTGCTGCTCGCGGCGCTGCTCCGCACCGCGCCGCCTGCGCAGCTCGCGGCGCTGCGCGCCGCGCTTGCCGCGGGCGGGGCCGGCCTGCCCCGGCCGCGGCTGCGCCGCACCGCCTGGCGGCCGGCTGGGCCGCGGCCGCCGGCGGCGAATGGCGGGCAGCGGCGGAGGACCTCGCCGCCGCCCGAGCGGAGGGCGCGCGCCCATGGCAGCGGCGCGCCGCCTCCGCAGGGCTCGCCGCCGCAGGCGCGGCTCTGGCGCGCGCCGCGGGCACCCCGTGCGCGGGCGGAAACCTGCCCGCGCTGTACAGCGAAGAGGCCCTGCCGCTCATCCTCGGCACGGCCGTCTTCCCGCCTGTATAAGCCGCGGAGCAGCCAGGCGC
It encodes:
- a CDS encoding glycosyltransferase family 2 protein, encoding MGTEPEETNGFGGNDHENSNENSNDSSGDGGGSEGGPLPVSLCMIVRNESRFLADCLRSAVPFVMEIIVVDTGSTDDTAVIAEAFGARVIHAAWKDDFAEARNGSLAAAAQPWILVLDADERLAVGDADAWRALLGDASKWGYFVKVNSRVGSGANGDTVTDAVCRLFRRDTRIRFRGLVHEETATAVCEAFGDAAIGYAEGLEIRHEGYRDEVIAERDKFARNRRLLERALAVSPEDPALRYAAGAELFASGEYSSALSWLEPLAQLERDPGYGSDLALKIIHACRAVGRLPDAERYAAMAARRYADFADVHEARCEVLLALDAPLPALWSAEAAMSAGPAPACYSTAAGAGTYRALGLAGAALERLYRYREAAETYGAAIAQRFDHAPSWQRLLLLGQLDASLRPLWLEAARSSAAASAPPFPWLEGQLLEWLCDLRQPDEAAAVWALAVGGAGGRSPGALAEGLWLVQRGEAQRGRQVWDAACEAGDADAARLAVYGFALALGEGDAERAHFMQERRVGSEYAAAARAALAACEGAAQAMPPDAAGSAIALALLRLGAVPAWLRLHAAAAPAAPASARAALRAVPPLLLAALLRTAPPAQLAALRAALAAGGAGLPRPRLRRTAWRPAGPRPPAANGGQRRRTSPPPERRARAHGSGAPPPQGSPPQARLWRAPRAPRARAETCPRCTAKRPCRSSSARPSSRLYKPRSSQALFSWRSEP
- a CDS encoding tetratricopeptide repeat-containing glycosyltransferase family 2 protein; its protein translation is MAKQPKLITLCMIVKNEERDLPRCLQSVKGIVDQIVIVDTGSTDGTVDMARKSGASVVRSAWTGDFAGARNIGLAHAEGEWILFLDADEELDAGTREQLRELALHREITGFFLNVWNYSGDGGDGATINPVLRMFRNDRRYRFEGRIHEQIAVPIMRHTPQARFHLSDVIIHHYGYRREVVAAKDKVRRNRTLLEQAIQEEPDNRFNWYNLGVEYFRAGEVEEALRAFRRARDGIDYASLSYAHLIVKHETSCLQVLRRWEEALQAAEEGLGWYGEYPDLWHAKGVSLAALGRKRQAAEAFAAAMAIGKAPALYHTEDGMGTYQSAYWLGMMHEAELDPETAAHWYAESVRFKGSLLAPLYRLCRMMKVTAAPERLAEFAWSRFALESPQAVEKLAAIMLDCGCHEALMMWLEKWMERAGGGERAILQLWLDLAGAGARLAAGLPGDREAGGDASAVAKIEGQQAQDVNLSSGTERGMQPSEEAAAELAEGLQPAGVSPESGREAVAAAPAPGTAKFRMAALNQARSWLDAGEDSLYPPAAWEWLPSLLAGGGDGSALAAQRIRSVVGALLDGRPAGDAAVNTAARDGVRAGVKALVALADRQLAAVQQMAGHAQAVQSLRLTLPSSGRG